A genomic window from Parasteatoda tepidariorum isolate YZ-2023 chromosome 10, CAS_Ptep_4.0, whole genome shotgun sequence includes:
- the LOC122271169 gene encoding tigger transposable element-derived protein 4 → MSKRKCLTIKEKNLILQEVDRGVKKKDIASKFGIPSSSLSTIIRNRDKIENNDLPNPCSKRLKTCVYEDVNEAVLKWIHAMRDKNVPISGPLITEKAMQFAKALGHDEFRGSSGWLDKFKRKQGIVGKVMSGESNDVSDKDCESWIAETLNKILKDYKPENIFNADETALFFQCLPQKTLTFKNEKCFGGKHSKARITIMLGANMTGNQKLKPLIIGKSKTPRCFKGTKSLEVDYEFNKKSWMTADICEKWIQKLDKLMIAEHRKIALIFDNCPAHPKDINKKLKNITVFYLPPNTTSKLQPMDRGVIQNFKLHYRKRMVRKVIAALENKQSMPKINLRESITELSKAWNSDVTDRTIRNSFAKGGYS, encoded by the coding sequence ATGTCGAAGCGAAAGTGCCTgactattaaagaaaaaaatttaattcttcaagAAGTGGATAgaggtgtaaaaaaaaaagatattgcatcaaaatttggtATTCCTTCAAGCAGCTTATCAACGATAATAAGAAACCGTGATAAGATTGAAAACAATGATTTACCAAATCCTTGTTCAAAACGTTTGAAAACATGTGTCTATGAAGATGTGAATGAGGCAGTTTTGAAGTGGATACACGCAATGCGAGATAAAAACGTGCCGATCTCTGGACCTTTAATAACCGAGAAAGCAATGCAATTTGCAAAGGCATTGGGACACGATGAATTTCGAGGAAGTAGTGGATGGCTTgacaagtttaaaagaaaacaaggaATTGTAGGAAAAGTTATGTCTGGTGAAAGTAATGACGTCAGTGATAAGGACTGTGAAAGTTGGATTGCAGAgactcttaataaaattttaaaagattataagccagaaaacatttttaatgctgATGAGAcggctttattttttcaatgtttgccTCAAAAGAccctaacatttaaaaatgaaaaatgctttgGAGGAAAACACAGCAAAGCAAGAATAACTATCATGCTAGGGGCAAATATGACTGGCAATCAAAAACTAAAACCCTTAATTATAGGAAAAAGCAAAACTCCAAGATGTTTTAAGGGCACAAAATCTTTGGAGGTTGATTatgaattcaacaaaaaatcatGGATGACGGCAGACATTTGTGAAAAATGGATTCAAAAGTTGGACAAACTTATGATTGCAGAGCATCGCAAAATTGCTCTAATTTTCGACAATTGCCCTGCCCACCCGAAGGATATcaacaaaaaactgaaaaacattaCAGTTTTCTACTTGCCTCCAAACACTACATCGAAGCTACAACCAATGGATCGAGGGGtgattcaaaactttaaactgCACTACCGCAAAAGAATGGTACGAAAAGTTATCGCTGCGCTTGAAAATAAGCAATCAATGCCAAAGATCAATTTGCGAGAAAGCATAACAGAACTTTCCAAAGCATGGAACTCTGATGTTACAGATCGCACCATTCGTAACAGTTTTGCTAAAGGTGGGTACAGCTAA